CTGCAACAGCGCCGACGAGATGGACGCGAAATGGAAGCACGCCCTCTCCAACCCCATCAAGCCGGAGGTGGTGGCCGACCCCGCGTGCCATGAGGTGGTGATGACCGGCGACGCCCTGGATAACGAGGGGCTGGACAAGTTCCCGGTCCCCATCTCCACCCCCGGCTTCGACAACGGCCCCTACACCACCTGCTCCCACTGGATCACCAAGGACCCGGAGACCGGCATCGGCAACATCGGCAACTACCGGGGCCAGATCAAGTCGAACACCCGCGTGGGCGTGTTCCC
The Deltaproteobacteria bacterium DNA segment above includes these coding regions:
- a CDS encoding UbiD family decarboxylase is translated as MGYADLHEHIRMLEEAGHLRRINQTINKDTELHPLVRWQYRGGIPDEERKAWYFSNVTDSRGRRFDFPVVVGALAGSKAIYFLGMGCNSADEMDAKWKHALSNPIKPEVVADPACHEVVMTGDALDNEGLDKFPVPISTPGFDNGPYTTCSHWITKDPETGIGNIGNYRGQIKSNTRVGVFP